One part of the Anaeromyxobacter sp. Fw109-5 genome encodes these proteins:
- a CDS encoding sigma-70 family RNA polymerase sigma factor gives MVADDLALVSKAQAGDPDAFRALVVRYQRKVYALALGIVKDGDLAWDVAQEAFVRVHGHLGSFEGKSSFSTWVFRIATHLSIDAVRRERSAQKDDVDEVREVDLSEAGEGILATSLGNDPAENALRREMAEKIHAALATLPEKHRTILVLREVEGLSYEELAERLGIHKGTVMSRLFHARKKMQAALRDYAERPEVEAEDEESAP, from the coding sequence ATGGTAGCCGACGACCTCGCGCTGGTCTCCAAGGCCCAGGCCGGCGACCCCGACGCGTTCCGCGCGCTGGTCGTCCGCTACCAGAGGAAGGTGTACGCCTTGGCGCTCGGCATCGTGAAAGACGGGGATCTCGCCTGGGACGTCGCCCAGGAGGCGTTCGTGCGGGTCCACGGGCACCTGGGCTCTTTCGAGGGCAAGTCGTCGTTCTCGACCTGGGTCTTCCGCATCGCCACCCACCTGTCGATCGACGCGGTCCGGCGCGAGCGGAGCGCGCAGAAGGACGACGTGGACGAGGTGCGCGAGGTCGATCTGTCCGAGGCCGGCGAGGGGATCCTCGCCACCTCGCTCGGCAACGACCCCGCCGAGAACGCGCTCCGCCGCGAGATGGCGGAGAAGATCCACGCCGCGCTCGCGACCTTGCCGGAGAAGCACCGCACCATCCTCGTGCTGCGCGAGGTGGAGGGGCTCTCCTACGAGGAGCTCGCCGAGCGGCTCGGGATCCACAAGGGGACGGTGATGAGCCGCCTCTTCCACGCGCGAAAGAAGATGCAGGCCGCCCTGCGCGACTACGCGGAGCGCCCGGAAGTGGAAGCCGAGGACGAGGAGTCCGCGCCATGA
- a CDS encoding nitrite/sulfite reductase yields MSDAATSTRHRSFAEQGDLDAYLEALGRFERGELSAEGWRQLRLLHGTYGQRQDGVHMQRVKIPQGLLSAAQLEALAEVAEHHSRGFGHVTTRQNVQLHFVTAHGAEAALRRLAEAGLTTREACGNSVRNVTACPLAGVAADEPFDVSPYAEALTRHLLRHPLSSSLPRKFKIAFEGCAEDHAAGAIHDIGLYARLGSDGQKGFLVRAGGGTSTVPVSAEVLVEHLPAGDVLALAEAILRVFHRLGDRVHRHANRMKFLVRKLGFEGFRAEVEAERARVEAEGAPRLPFDPERPPVEGAPGHDRPTAPSPEEIAARVRAQVPRGPGIVPAVAPDLAPAPAALAAFTRTNVRRQRQPGFVAVEVVLPLGDATAAQLRVLGALALAYGDGAVRLTREQDAVLRWVREGDVPALHARLAAAGLGRAGAGTADHVTSCPGAESCKLAVTQSRGLGRLLEAHLRERPELAAALPGAELKVSGCPNGCGQHHVATIGFQGSARKVDGRAVPQYFVLLGGGVSSGGARFGRLAAKIPARRVPEALERLAALYRAERAEGEDAPAFFARVEPARARAALADLAELDAATLRAEDTVDLGEDAAFRPETSQGECAS; encoded by the coding sequence ATGAGCGACGCCGCCACGTCCACCCGCCACCGCTCGTTCGCCGAGCAGGGCGATCTCGACGCCTACCTCGAGGCCCTCGGGCGCTTCGAGCGGGGCGAGCTCTCCGCGGAGGGGTGGCGCCAGCTTCGCCTCCTGCACGGCACCTACGGCCAGCGTCAGGACGGCGTGCACATGCAGCGGGTGAAGATCCCGCAGGGCCTCCTCTCCGCCGCCCAGCTCGAGGCGCTCGCCGAGGTCGCCGAGCACCACAGCCGCGGCTTCGGCCACGTGACGACCCGCCAGAACGTCCAGCTCCACTTCGTCACCGCGCACGGCGCGGAGGCCGCGCTGCGCCGGCTGGCGGAGGCGGGGCTCACGACCCGGGAGGCGTGCGGGAACTCCGTGCGGAACGTGACCGCGTGCCCGCTCGCCGGGGTCGCCGCCGACGAGCCGTTCGACGTGTCCCCCTACGCCGAGGCGCTCACGCGCCACCTGCTGCGCCATCCGCTCTCGTCCTCGCTGCCGCGCAAGTTCAAGATCGCCTTCGAGGGCTGCGCCGAGGATCACGCCGCGGGCGCGATCCACGACATCGGCCTGTACGCGCGGCTCGGGTCGGACGGGCAGAAGGGCTTCCTCGTCCGCGCGGGCGGTGGGACCTCGACCGTCCCGGTCTCGGCGGAGGTGCTGGTGGAGCACCTCCCGGCGGGCGACGTGCTCGCGCTCGCGGAGGCGATCCTCCGCGTGTTCCACCGGCTCGGCGATCGCGTCCATCGCCACGCGAACCGCATGAAGTTCCTCGTGCGGAAGCTCGGCTTCGAGGGCTTCCGCGCGGAGGTCGAGGCGGAGCGGGCGCGCGTCGAGGCGGAGGGCGCGCCGCGCCTGCCGTTCGATCCGGAGCGGCCGCCCGTGGAGGGCGCACCCGGGCACGACCGCCCGACGGCGCCGTCGCCCGAGGAGATCGCGGCGCGGGTGCGGGCGCAGGTGCCTCGCGGCCCGGGCATCGTGCCGGCCGTCGCGCCCGACCTCGCTCCCGCACCGGCGGCGCTCGCCGCGTTCACGCGCACGAACGTGCGGCGGCAGCGACAGCCCGGGTTCGTGGCGGTCGAGGTCGTCCTGCCGCTCGGTGACGCGACCGCCGCGCAGCTCCGCGTCCTCGGCGCCCTGGCCCTCGCGTACGGCGACGGGGCGGTCCGGCTCACGCGCGAGCAGGACGCGGTGCTGCGCTGGGTGCGCGAGGGTGACGTGCCGGCGCTGCACGCGCGGCTCGCGGCGGCCGGTCTCGGGCGCGCCGGCGCGGGGACCGCCGACCACGTGACGAGCTGCCCGGGCGCGGAGAGCTGCAAGCTCGCGGTGACCCAGTCGCGCGGGCTGGGGCGGCTGCTCGAGGCGCACCTGCGCGAGCGGCCCGAGCTCGCCGCGGCGCTGCCGGGGGCGGAGCTGAAGGTCAGCGGGTGCCCCAACGGCTGCGGTCAGCACCACGTCGCGACGATCGGCTTCCAGGGGAGCGCGCGCAAGGTGGACGGCAGGGCGGTGCCCCAGTACTTCGTGCTCCTCGGCGGCGGCGTGTCCTCCGGCGGCGCGCGGTTCGGTCGGCTCGCCGCGAAGATCCCGGCCCGGCGCGTGCCCGAGGCGCTCGAGCGGCTGGCGGCGCTCTATCGGGCGGAGCGCGCGGAGGGCGAGGACGCGCCCGCGTTCTTCGCGCGGGTCGAGCCGGCCCGGGCGCGCGCGGCGCTCGCGGACCTCGCCGAGCTCGACGCAGCCACGCTCCGGGCGGAGGACACGGTGGATCTGGGAGAGGACGCCGCGTTTCGGCCGGAGACGAGCCAGGGGGAGTGCGCGAGCTGA
- a CDS encoding ABC transporter ATP-binding protein — protein MPDQPRTSVVRRLGGLLKEELPALSVGTVLLVAGAALSLVYPQGIRLIVDGAIAGEDPRAVTRAAGVLAVIAIVQGLAVAGRHLLFSLAGERGVRRVRERLYRSLLDQEIGFFDSSRTGELISRLGTDSATIQSLVAANVSMVFRHVITALGGIALLFVTSPRLTVVMLLVVPPIAVGSVIYGRKVRALARRYQDALADASHVAEESLSSMRTVRAFNAEPAERGRYDAAIAASYDAARRRARAGSLFMGGASAGVYLAIAAVLGYGGKLVARGDLTAGALTAFLVYTLLIAMSLGSLADLWAEAMKGIGAAERVFALMDRVPAMPVAGGLRPARCEGRIAFDRVRFSYPARPDVEVLGGIDLHIAPGEVVALVGPSGSGKSTMAALLGRLYDPVAGRITLDGHDLRTLDPTWLRAQIGVVPQEPTLFSASVEENVRYGRPDATHEEVVAACRAAHADIFVRGFPEGYATRVGERGQQLSGGQRQRLAIARAVLKDPRILLLDEATSALDSESEALVKDALARLMTGRTTVIIAHRLSTVASADRVVVIEGGIIVESGPHRELVARGGLYQRLVERQLRAG, from the coding sequence ATGCCCGACCAGCCCCGCACCTCAGTCGTCCGCCGCCTGGGCGGGCTCCTCAAGGAGGAGCTGCCGGCGCTCTCCGTCGGAACCGTCTTGCTCGTCGCGGGCGCGGCGCTGTCTCTCGTGTACCCGCAGGGCATCCGGCTCATCGTGGACGGGGCCATCGCCGGCGAGGACCCGCGGGCGGTCACGCGCGCGGCGGGGGTGCTGGCGGTCATCGCCATCGTGCAGGGGCTCGCGGTGGCGGGGCGGCACCTCCTCTTCTCGCTCGCGGGCGAGCGCGGGGTGCGGCGAGTGCGGGAGCGGCTCTACCGGAGCCTCCTCGACCAGGAGATCGGCTTCTTCGACTCGTCGCGCACGGGCGAGCTCATCTCCCGGCTCGGCACCGACTCCGCGACCATCCAGAGCCTCGTCGCGGCGAACGTGTCGATGGTGTTCCGCCACGTCATCACCGCGCTCGGCGGCATCGCGCTCCTCTTCGTCACCTCCCCGCGCCTCACGGTGGTGATGCTGCTCGTCGTCCCGCCCATCGCGGTGGGGTCGGTGATCTACGGCCGCAAGGTCCGAGCGCTCGCGCGCCGCTACCAGGACGCGCTCGCCGACGCCTCGCACGTCGCCGAGGAGTCGCTCTCCTCGATGCGCACGGTGCGCGCCTTCAACGCCGAGCCGGCCGAGCGCGGCCGCTACGACGCCGCCATCGCCGCCTCCTACGACGCGGCCCGGCGCCGGGCGCGGGCGGGCTCGCTGTTCATGGGCGGCGCCTCGGCGGGCGTGTACCTCGCCATCGCCGCGGTGCTCGGCTACGGCGGCAAGCTCGTGGCGCGCGGAGACCTCACCGCCGGCGCGCTCACCGCGTTCCTCGTCTACACCCTCCTCATCGCCATGAGCCTGGGCAGCCTCGCCGACCTCTGGGCGGAGGCGATGAAGGGGATCGGCGCGGCGGAGCGGGTGTTCGCGCTCATGGACCGCGTGCCGGCGATGCCGGTCGCGGGCGGGCTGCGGCCGGCGCGCTGCGAGGGGCGGATCGCCTTCGACCGCGTGCGCTTCTCCTACCCGGCGCGCCCCGACGTCGAGGTGCTGGGCGGGATCGACCTGCACATCGCGCCGGGCGAGGTGGTCGCGCTCGTCGGTCCCTCCGGCTCGGGCAAGTCCACCATGGCGGCGCTCCTCGGCCGGCTCTACGACCCCGTCGCCGGCCGCATCACGCTCGACGGCCACGACCTCCGCACCCTCGATCCCACCTGGCTGCGGGCGCAGATCGGCGTCGTCCCGCAGGAGCCGACGCTCTTCTCCGCCTCCGTCGAGGAGAACGTGCGCTACGGCCGGCCGGACGCGACGCACGAGGAGGTGGTCGCGGCCTGCCGCGCGGCTCACGCCGACATCTTCGTGCGGGGGTTCCCGGAGGGCTACGCGACGCGCGTGGGCGAGCGCGGACAGCAGCTCTCCGGTGGGCAGCGCCAGCGGCTCGCCATCGCGCGCGCGGTCCTCAAGGACCCCCGCATCCTGCTCCTCGACGAGGCCACGAGCGCGCTCGACTCCGAGTCCGAGGCGCTGGTGAAGGATGCGCTCGCCCGCCTGATGACCGGGCGGACGACCGTGATCATCGCCCACCGGCTCTCGACCGTCGCGAGCGCCGATCGCGTGGTGGTCATCGAGGGCGGAATCATCGTGGAATCGGGGCCGCACCGCGAGCTGGTGGCGCGGGGCGGGCTCTACCAGCGGCTCGTGGAGCGGCAGCTCCGGGCGGGGTAG
- a CDS encoding zf-HC2 domain-containing protein encodes MKDCVRYAPMLGAREGDLSPEEQRALDAHLQACPACRALAADLAALDGLVGESLMARANARDFAPFVDGVMARVGVQGSAPARRHGFLGWFRAHPRAALASLVPVLAAVALVVYVRIEGDDGQIALFEMATEGEVTMVLQTSDGPVVLLGEEHS; translated from the coding sequence ATGAAGGACTGCGTCCGCTACGCCCCGATGCTCGGCGCCCGCGAGGGCGATCTCTCCCCCGAGGAGCAGCGCGCGCTCGACGCGCACCTCCAGGCCTGCCCCGCCTGCCGCGCCCTCGCCGCCGACCTGGCCGCGCTCGACGGGCTCGTGGGCGAGTCGCTCATGGCGCGCGCGAACGCCCGCGACTTCGCGCCCTTCGTGGACGGGGTGATGGCGCGCGTGGGCGTGCAGGGATCCGCGCCCGCACGCCGGCACGGGTTCCTGGGGTGGTTCCGCGCGCACCCGCGCGCCGCGCTCGCCTCGCTGGTGCCGGTTCTGGCGGCGGTCGCTCTCGTCGTGTACGTTCGCATCGAAGGCGACGACGGCCAGATCGCGCTCTTCGAGATGGCGACCGAGGGCGAGGTGACCATGGTGCTGCAGACGTCCGACGGCCCCGTGGTGCTGCTCGGCGAGGAGCATTCGTGA
- a CDS encoding glycosyltransferase family 4 protein, which translates to MTTAAVAFVAATVTGAVLTPFVRTLAHRMGALDHALTSRKVHGKPIPRLGGIAIVLAFFAPLVALLFVNSGVGGQFYAMPRRAFGLFAGGLAIAALGVLDDLKGANAKTKFAVQFGVAGLMYWLGYRIDVIANPFGPDIQLGMLGLPFTLLWIAGVINALNLIDGLDGLAGGVALIAVTTTCVVALRGGEPLMVLFTAALAGAVLGFLFYNFNPATIFMGDTGSMFLGFVLATTAIQTNRESSSAVALLVPIIALGVPIADTLLAMARRAARGAPLFSADRGHIHHRLLDLGLSHKQTVLVIYGACAVLGAVAISVAYSTASQAILFLLALAAVAYLALRRLGFVQVNLSDTQRMLEDRRRNLEVRASIRRLGARLREASGLGEVWDSLRLAATVLEARAIALHLPGDAANADAYSAGFDDAGLDLFRARYGLLPERPGDTHLELGWDDGRAFIDRDTEIAVELLCEHVADALERIDRPARLTPVEGLRRVVGLRR; encoded by the coding sequence GGATGGGTGCGCTCGATCACGCCCTCACCTCGCGCAAGGTCCACGGCAAGCCCATCCCCCGCCTCGGCGGGATCGCCATCGTCCTCGCCTTCTTCGCGCCGCTCGTCGCGCTGCTCTTCGTGAACAGCGGCGTGGGTGGCCAGTTCTACGCCATGCCCCGGCGCGCCTTCGGGCTCTTCGCGGGCGGGCTCGCCATCGCGGCGCTCGGTGTCCTGGACGACCTCAAGGGCGCGAACGCCAAGACCAAGTTCGCGGTCCAGTTCGGCGTCGCCGGGCTCATGTACTGGCTCGGTTACCGCATCGACGTCATCGCGAACCCGTTCGGCCCGGACATCCAGCTCGGCATGCTCGGGCTCCCGTTCACGCTCCTCTGGATCGCCGGCGTCATCAACGCGCTCAACCTCATCGACGGCCTCGACGGGCTCGCGGGCGGAGTTGCGCTCATCGCCGTCACCACCACCTGCGTGGTCGCGCTCCGGGGCGGCGAGCCGCTCATGGTGCTCTTCACCGCGGCGCTGGCGGGCGCGGTGCTGGGGTTCCTCTTCTACAACTTCAACCCGGCGACCATCTTCATGGGCGACACGGGGTCGATGTTCCTCGGCTTCGTCCTCGCCACCACCGCCATCCAGACGAACCGCGAGTCCTCGAGCGCCGTCGCGCTCCTCGTCCCCATCATCGCCCTCGGCGTCCCCATCGCCGACACGCTCCTCGCCATGGCCCGCCGGGCCGCGCGCGGGGCGCCGCTCTTCTCGGCCGACCGCGGGCACATCCACCACCGGCTGCTCGACCTCGGCCTCAGCCACAAGCAGACGGTGCTCGTCATCTACGGGGCCTGCGCCGTGCTCGGCGCGGTGGCCATCTCCGTCGCGTACAGCACGGCGTCGCAGGCCATCCTGTTCCTCCTCGCGCTCGCGGCGGTCGCCTACCTGGCGCTGCGGCGGCTGGGCTTCGTCCAGGTGAACCTCTCGGACACGCAGCGGATGCTGGAGGACCGGCGCAGGAACCTCGAGGTGCGCGCGTCGATTCGCCGCCTGGGCGCGCGGCTGCGCGAGGCGAGCGGGCTCGGGGAGGTGTGGGACTCGCTGCGGCTCGCCGCGACCGTGCTCGAGGCGCGGGCCATCGCGCTGCACCTCCCGGGCGACGCGGCGAACGCTGACGCGTACTCGGCGGGCTTCGACGACGCGGGGCTCGACCTGTTCCGCGCGCGGTACGGGCTCCTGCCGGAGCGGCCGGGCGACACGCACCTCGAGCTGGGCTGGGACGACGGGCGGGCCTTCATCGACCGGGACACCGAGATCGCCGTCGAGCTCCTCTGCGAGCACGTGGCGGACGCGCTGGAGCGGATCGACAGGCCGGCGAGGTTGACGCCGGTCGAGGGGCTCCGGCGGGTGGTGGGGCTGCGGCGCTGA
- a CDS encoding polysaccharide biosynthesis tyrosine autokinase, protein MSKRGDVALEVLPGASPKTRAPDELFSAPEPGDDEPSLSEYLDVLVGARKLIAAAVVAAAALGGAYALLATPVFRSDVLVQVEDQKAGTGLLGDLTAAFGDSTPAEAEIEILRSRAILGDAVDGLRLDLVARPSRFPLLGGFLARRHDAEDGVAGAFLGLSSFGWGGEQLKLDRLDLPERLYGEPLTLVAGEGGRYALRGPDGETLLEGEVGKAASGNGAGAFVAALVARPGTEFGVARLRRDAAIADLQEQLRISEKGKKTGILQLALEGDDPVQVAAILDSLSRAYVRRNVERRSAEAEKTLAFLEGQLPELRGNLDAAETEYESYRSRKGGVDVSLETQAAVTRAVEIEKALSEVQVEYAALRLKFTETHPALVALGQKVRRLESERATLDERLKKLPEAEMESARRMRDVKVANELYLMLLNKAQELKVVKEGTIGNVRILDAAIVPVEPVAPKRARVLALALFLGLAGGVGLAFARRAFDQGVEDPEALERATGIGVHASVPFSERQVEADRRARRERVPVPILADVDPKDLAVESLRSLRTSLQFALFEASSGIVSLSGPAPGVGKSFVSANLAHLLGEAGKQVVVVDADLRRGHLHEYYGTDRARGLSDVIGGHVSLDEAIRPTSSNNVRFLPTGTIPPNPAELLSSERFARLLQELAGRFELVLLDTPPILAVTDAAVIGRHASVNLLVLRAGEHPLREIAASLRAFARGGVRVHGLVLNGVHLDRGLGRRNGYHYQYRYG, encoded by the coding sequence ATGTCGAAGCGAGGAGACGTGGCGCTCGAGGTCCTCCCGGGCGCATCCCCGAAGACGCGCGCTCCAGACGAGCTCTTCTCGGCGCCGGAGCCGGGAGACGACGAGCCGTCGCTGAGCGAGTACCTCGACGTGCTCGTCGGGGCCCGCAAGCTCATCGCGGCGGCGGTCGTCGCCGCGGCGGCGCTCGGCGGCGCCTACGCGCTCCTCGCCACGCCCGTCTTCCGCTCCGACGTGCTCGTGCAGGTCGAGGATCAGAAGGCGGGGACGGGGCTCCTCGGCGATCTCACCGCGGCGTTCGGCGACTCGACGCCCGCCGAGGCCGAGATCGAGATCCTCCGCTCCCGCGCGATCCTGGGCGACGCCGTGGACGGCCTGAGGCTCGACCTCGTCGCGCGGCCCAGCCGCTTCCCGCTCCTCGGCGGCTTCCTCGCCCGCCGCCACGACGCGGAGGACGGCGTCGCGGGGGCGTTCCTCGGGCTGTCGTCGTTCGGCTGGGGCGGCGAGCAGCTGAAGCTCGACCGGCTCGACCTGCCGGAGCGGCTCTACGGCGAGCCGCTCACCCTCGTCGCCGGCGAGGGCGGCCGCTACGCGCTCCGCGGTCCGGACGGCGAGACGCTCCTCGAGGGCGAGGTCGGGAAGGCCGCCTCGGGGAACGGCGCCGGCGCCTTCGTCGCCGCGCTCGTCGCCCGGCCGGGCACGGAGTTCGGCGTCGCCCGGCTGCGCCGCGACGCGGCGATCGCCGACCTGCAGGAGCAGCTGCGCATCTCGGAGAAGGGCAAGAAGACGGGCATCCTCCAGCTCGCGCTGGAGGGGGACGATCCGGTGCAGGTGGCCGCGATCCTGGACTCGCTCTCCCGCGCGTACGTGCGCCGCAACGTGGAGCGGAGGAGCGCCGAGGCCGAGAAGACGCTCGCCTTCCTCGAGGGGCAGCTCCCCGAGCTGCGCGGCAACCTCGACGCGGCGGAGACCGAGTACGAGAGCTACCGCTCCCGCAAGGGAGGCGTGGACGTCTCGCTCGAGACGCAGGCGGCGGTCACGCGCGCGGTGGAGATCGAGAAGGCGCTCTCCGAGGTCCAGGTCGAGTACGCCGCCCTGCGGCTGAAGTTCACCGAGACGCACCCGGCCCTGGTCGCCCTCGGCCAGAAGGTCCGCCGCCTCGAGTCCGAGCGCGCCACGCTGGACGAGCGGCTCAAGAAGCTGCCCGAGGCCGAGATGGAGTCGGCGCGGCGCATGCGCGACGTGAAGGTCGCGAACGAGCTGTACCTCATGCTCCTCAACAAGGCCCAGGAGCTGAAGGTCGTGAAGGAGGGGACGATCGGCAACGTCCGCATCCTCGACGCCGCCATCGTCCCGGTGGAGCCGGTCGCGCCGAAGCGCGCCCGGGTGCTCGCCCTGGCCCTCTTCCTCGGGCTCGCGGGCGGCGTGGGGCTCGCCTTCGCGCGCCGCGCCTTCGATCAGGGCGTGGAGGATCCGGAGGCGCTCGAGCGCGCCACCGGCATCGGCGTGCACGCCAGCGTCCCGTTCAGCGAGCGGCAGGTGGAGGCCGACCGGCGCGCGCGCCGCGAGCGCGTCCCCGTCCCGATCCTCGCCGACGTCGATCCCAAGGACCTCGCCGTCGAGAGCCTGCGCAGCCTGCGCACCAGCCTGCAGTTCGCGCTCTTCGAGGCCTCGAGCGGGATCGTCTCGCTCTCCGGCCCGGCGCCGGGGGTGGGCAAGTCGTTCGTCTCGGCGAACCTCGCCCACCTGCTCGGCGAGGCCGGCAAGCAGGTGGTGGTGGTGGACGCCGACCTCCGCCGCGGCCACCTGCACGAGTACTACGGCACCGACCGCGCGCGCGGCCTCTCCGACGTCATCGGCGGCCACGTCTCCCTGGACGAGGCGATCCGCCCGACCTCGTCGAACAACGTGCGCTTCCTGCCGACCGGCACCATCCCGCCGAACCCCGCCGAGCTCCTCTCCAGCGAGCGCTTCGCGCGCCTCCTCCAGGAGCTGGCCGGCCGCTTCGAGCTCGTGCTCCTCGACACGCCGCCCATCCTGGCGGTGACCGACGCCGCCGTCATCGGGCGTCACGCCAGCGTGAACCTGCTCGTGCTGCGCGCCGGCGAGCACCCGCTCCGCGAGATCGCGGCCTCCCTCCGCGCGTTCGCCCGCGGCGGGGTGCGCGTGCACGGCCTCGTGCTGAACGGCGTGCACCTCGACCGCGGCCTGGGGCGGCGGAACGGGTATCACTACCAGTATCGGTACGGGTAG
- a CDS encoding polysaccharide export protein: MSAPTHVNAGVLALAGLLTACSSVAPGLQFKQRQLEARGTAEQPIAIVQITSKVLLDEAEARSKAATARPKDPLAEQAASWQYRIAPYDVLSVIVWDHPELTIPAGEFRAAETFGNAVQADGTMFYPHVGVIEVAGKTLPEVRTLIADRLRRVIENPQLDVRIAAFRGQRIEVTGEVMRPSTLPITDVPLRVQDAIGAAEGLTPNAWTRGVVLTRAGRTYRLDLQAFYDEGDRSQNWLLQDGDVVHVPSREENKVFVLGEVQRPSSKVMARGRMSLAEAIGDSEGFDPTTSNPSDIFVFRGRYETPRVYRLDASSADAMLLATHFQLEPQDVVYVAPYGLTNWNRIITQVLPTLQTLWYGVDAFDRSRDVVIGN; the protein is encoded by the coding sequence GTGAGCGCGCCGACCCACGTCAACGCGGGTGTCCTCGCGCTCGCCGGGCTCCTCACCGCCTGCTCGTCCGTCGCCCCGGGCCTGCAGTTCAAGCAGCGGCAGCTCGAGGCGCGCGGCACGGCCGAGCAGCCCATCGCGATCGTGCAGATCACGTCGAAGGTCCTGCTGGACGAGGCGGAGGCGCGGAGCAAGGCGGCGACGGCGCGGCCGAAGGATCCCCTCGCCGAGCAGGCCGCGAGCTGGCAGTACCGCATCGCCCCCTACGACGTGCTGTCGGTCATCGTCTGGGATCACCCCGAGCTCACCATCCCCGCCGGCGAGTTCCGCGCCGCCGAGACCTTCGGCAACGCGGTGCAGGCGGACGGGACCATGTTCTACCCGCACGTGGGCGTGATCGAGGTCGCGGGCAAGACGCTCCCCGAGGTCCGCACCCTCATCGCCGACCGGCTGCGCCGGGTGATCGAGAACCCGCAGCTCGACGTGCGCATCGCGGCGTTCCGCGGGCAGCGCATCGAGGTGACGGGCGAGGTGATGCGGCCCTCGACCCTCCCCATCACCGACGTGCCGCTCCGCGTGCAGGACGCGATCGGCGCCGCGGAGGGGCTCACCCCGAACGCGTGGACGCGCGGCGTGGTCCTCACTCGCGCGGGCCGCACCTATCGCCTCGACCTGCAGGCCTTCTACGACGAGGGGGATCGCTCGCAGAACTGGCTCCTCCAGGACGGCGACGTGGTGCACGTCCCGTCGCGCGAGGAGAACAAGGTCTTCGTGCTCGGCGAGGTCCAGCGGCCGTCGTCCAAGGTCATGGCCCGCGGGCGGATGAGCCTCGCTGAGGCCATCGGGGACTCGGAGGGCTTCGACCCGACCACCTCGAACCCGAGCGACATCTTCGTGTTCCGCGGACGCTACGAGACGCCGCGGGTCTACCGCCTCGACGCGTCGAGCGCGGACGCGATGCTGCTCGCGACGCACTTCCAGCTCGAGCCGCAGGACGTCGTCTACGTGGCGCCGTACGGCCTCACCAACTGGAACCGCATCATCACGCAGGTCCTGCCCACGCTCCAGACCCTCTGGTACGGCGTGGACGCCTTCGACCGCAGCAGAGACGTGGTCATAGGGAACTAG
- a CDS encoding low molecular weight protein-tyrosine-phosphatase encodes MLDRVLIVCVGNICRSPMAEALLRARFAARGRGNVESAGLGALVGRGADPIAVDLMKERGLDLSGHRARQLTPEILAAADLVLVMESGHQKQIEALAPSSRGRVHRIGKFGGFDVPDPYRQPRAAFEQALALIDRGLEDFDRAFWRAS; translated from the coding sequence ATGCTCGACCGGGTCCTCATCGTGTGCGTGGGCAACATCTGCCGGAGCCCCATGGCGGAGGCGCTCCTGCGCGCGAGGTTCGCGGCGCGCGGGCGGGGCAACGTGGAGTCGGCGGGGCTCGGTGCGCTGGTGGGGCGGGGCGCGGATCCCATCGCGGTCGACCTCATGAAGGAGCGCGGGCTGGACCTTTCGGGACACCGGGCCCGCCAGCTCACCCCCGAGATCCTCGCTGCGGCGGACCTCGTCCTCGTGATGGAGTCCGGTCACCAGAAGCAGATAGAGGCGCTCGCGCCCTCGTCGCGCGGGCGTGTCCACCGCATCGGCAAGTTCGGAGGGTTCGACGTGCCGGATCCCTATCGCCAGCCCCGCGCCGCCTTCGAGCAGGCGCTCGCCCTCATCGACCGAGGGCTCGAGGATTTCGACCGGGCGTTCTGGAGGGCGTCGTGA